The Manihot esculenta cultivar AM560-2 chromosome 11, M.esculenta_v8, whole genome shotgun sequence genome includes a region encoding these proteins:
- the LOC110626208 gene encoding auxin-responsive protein SAUR21 — protein sequence MGIRLTEMICYAKDVIRRKSLSTKHSFLQQASTSGPRDDVPRGHFVIYVGEEQKKKKKRFVVPISYLKKPSFQKLLSQAEEEFDFSYPMGGLTLPCPEDEFINATTSH from the coding sequence ATGGGTATTCGTCTGACAGAGATGATTTGTTATGCTAAGGATGTTATTCGCAGGAAGTCTTTGTCTACTAAACATTCATTTCTGCAGCAAGCATCTACATCAGGTCCTAGAGATGATGTTCCTAGAGGACATTTTGTGATTTACGTGGGAGAggaacagaagaagaagaagaagagatttgTAGTTCCAATTTCGTATTTGAAGAAACCTTCGTTTCAGAAATTGTTAAGTCAAGCTGAAGAAGAGTTCGATTTCAGTTATCCAATGGGAGGTCTCACACTTCCATGTCCTGAAGATGAATTCATCAATGCTACTACTTCTCACTAA